The Penaeus chinensis breed Huanghai No. 1 chromosome 29, ASM1920278v2, whole genome shotgun sequence genome window below encodes:
- the LOC125040549 gene encoding borealin-like yields the protein MPKKKRSRVPSRAKPALPDDSIEPDMEAEQRKEKLKLLLEDFDLEVQRRKALMEEEIKNIQESIQQIYRIDLLRYPEKTKKMLWVDHLKQNNQEVKSSARDSLVNIISSADSILQSAAKKRARRPRKAVATVEDNGFLAPVTRSTRASRQKPVFGNSQVDNMLPPPSTGRRQRTRKVDVAATPANQNIPPSLMSSMLVTPKFDPRTPLPPGTIKRKPKLGEIAISLTGSPLQVSPAVKPNYDIKALMQNLDQDDLDEETRAELEEFHAKVGKLLNM from the exons ATGCCGAAGAAGAAGCGTTCCCGTGTCCCCTCGAGGGCAAAGCCAGCACTACCTGATGACTCCATTGAGCCAGACATGGAAGCAGAACAGCGCAAGGAGAAGCTGAAACTCCTGCTGGAGGACTTCGATCTGGAGG TTCAAAGAAGGAAGGCATTGATGGAAGAAGAAATCAAGAATATTCAGGAATCTATTCAGCAGATCTACAGAATTGACCTTCTTCGTTATCCtgaaaaaacgaagaagatgcTCTGGGTTGATCACCTTAAACAG AATAATCAAGAGGTAAAATCTTCTGCAAGAGATAGCTTAGTCAATATTATCAGCTCAGCTGATAGTATCTTACAATCTGCGGCCAAAAAGAGAGCAAGGCGACCCCGGAAAGCTGTAGCCACTGTGGAAGACAATGGGTTTTTGGCTCCTGTTACAAGAA GTACTCGAGCTAGTCGTCAAAAGCCAGTTTTTGGTAACAGCCAGGTTGACAATATGCTTCCTCCACCTTCAACTGGCAGACGTCAGAGGACGAGAAAAGTG GATGTTGCAGCTACTCCTGCCAACCAGAATATTCCCCCAAGCCTTATGTCATCCATGCTGGTGACTCCAAAATTTGATCCACGAACTCCACTACCTCCAGGGACTATAAAGAGAAAGCCAAAACTTGGAGAAATTGCAATTTCACTCACTGGGTCCCCCTTGCAAGTATCACCAGCTGTTAAGCCAAACTATGACATAAAG GCCTTAATGCAAAACTTAGACCAAGATGATCTGGATGAAGAGACAAGAGCAGAACTTGAGGAGTTCCATGCTAAAGTAGGGAAATTGCTGAATATGTGA